The sequence CGAGGCCCGAGACGCCGGCGACACTATAAACCGTCACCGCCGTGAGCGGGGCGATGCCGCAGACCATCGCATAGGACACCATGTGGAAGATCGGGCCGGAATGCGCGGCGCAACAGGCGAAATGCGCCGCTGCGAGCGCGATGAATTGCGGCGTGCGCAGTGCCTGCGCCGCGGTCAGCTCGACCTCGAGCGAGGCGTTCGCGGTGGACGGGCCGGCAGTTGCCGGCGCCGGACGCACCAGGAAACAGGCGGGGATCAGCAGCGCCCATGACACGATGCCGATCACCAGCATCGCGGTGCGCCAGTCATAGGCCGTAATCAGCCAGCTGGCGGTCGGTGCGACCGTCACCGGCGAGACGCCCATCCCGGCCGAGACCAGCGCCACCGCAAGGCTGCGGTTCTTCTCGATCCAGGCGCTCGCGAGCGCCATCATCGGGGCGTAGAAGCTGCCGGCGGCGATGCCGATCAGCACGCCGAAGCAAAGCTGGAATTGCCACAGGGTTGCGGCCTGGCTGGCGGTGACCAGACCAAGCCCCAGCAGCAAGCTTCCCGCGAGCACCACGATGCGCGTGCCGAAACGGTCCGACAGTGCGCCCCAGAGGAACGCGGCCACGCCCATGCAGAGGAAATCCAGCGTCGCCGCGGCGGACACGCCGGCGCGCGACCAGCCCATCGCTTCCGAGATCGGCTGCAGGAACACCGCAAGGGACAGCATCGTGCCGAACCCGACACAGGTCATCAGCGCGCCCGCGGCGACAACAACCCAGCCATAGTCGAAGCCTGACGGCTTGCTCATGCGTTTCCTCGCGCTTTTGGTTTTGTTGATGCTGCGCAGCAGAGATGGTGGCCTAACTTCTGCGAGAGGGCAAGGCGGACTGCAACGGGACGCTGACATTGCCTGCCCGCGGTGATAGCATGCCTTCGGTCCCCGCCCTGCGAGGTTGTTCTCATGCGCGCACACACAGCAATGTGTGAGGAGGCAAAGTCAATGAAGTGGGACGCGCTCTGCAGGCCGCTCAATCGCCGCAGCCTTTTGCTTCCCGTCATTTTCGCCGCCGCGGTCTCGGCATCCCTGGCCTACGCACAGGACGGCCAAAGCTCATCGCGCGAGCCGGGCCCGGTCTTTTCGGAGAGTGGCCCCGATGCCGAACTCTACGGCGCGGCTGAGGGCTATCCGGTCGGCACGCGGGGCACGGCCACCCAGCTCGACAAGCTCGTCGGGGTCTACAGCCATTTCGGCGACATCTACCCCTCGCGCACGGTTCGCCGCGCGGCGGCGCCCTGGCAGTTCAAGCGCGCACCAGAGCCATCGATCGCCTACAGCTTCAACAACGAACGGCTGAGCATCGCGGACTATCTCAAGCGCAACCCGGTGACGGGGCTCCTGATCGCCAGGGACGACACCATCCTGTACGAGCACTATCAATATGCGCGGACCGACCGCGACCGCTTTCTCTCGCAATCCATGGCGAAGACGCTGGTGGCCATGCTGGTCGGGATCGCGGTCTCGGAAGGGCAGATCAAGTCGATCGACGATGCCGTCTCGACCTACGTCCCCGGCCTTGCAGGAAGGGAGTATGGAAGCACATCCATCCGCGCCTTGCTGAACATGTCCTCGGGCGTTGAATTCTCGGAAGTCTATGACGGGAAGGACGATATCGCCCGGCTCGGGCGGGCGCTGTTCGGTGGTGAGCCGAAAGACCCCGCGGCCATCGTCGCGCAATTCAACAACAGAACCGCACCGCCGGGGACCAGGTGGCACTATGCAAGCGTCGAAACCGAGATACTCGGCCTGGTGCTGCGCTCGGCCACGGCCATTCCACTTGCCGACTATCTCCACGACCGGATCTGGGGCGCGATCGGCACCGAGGCGGATGCGTCGTGGGCGATTGACGGCAGCGGGCAAGAGATTGCCTTTTGCTGCTTCAACGCAACCTTGCGCGACTATGCGCGCCTGGCCCGCTTGCTCGCAAACGACGGCGTCTGGGAAGGCCGTCAGTTAATCCCCCGGCAATGGCTGTTGGATGCCACCACCGTCAGGCCGGCCGATGGTCATCTTGCTCCGCGCGTCGCCACACCCTATTTCGGTTACGGCTATCAGGTGTGGATCCTTCCGGGCGAGCAGCGCAGATTTGCCCTGCTCGGCATTCGCGGTCAGGTCATCCTGGTCGATCCGGCCTCCAAGCTCGTCATGGTGCACACCGCCGTGCGCCAAAAGCC comes from Bradyrhizobium sp. CCGE-LA001 and encodes:
- a CDS encoding MFS transporter translates to MSKPSGFDYGWVVVAAGALMTCVGFGTMLSLAVFLQPISEAMGWSRAGVSAAATLDFLCMGVAAFLWGALSDRFGTRIVVLAGSLLLGLGLVTASQAATLWQFQLCFGVLIGIAAGSFYAPMMALASAWIEKNRSLAVALVSAGMGVSPVTVAPTASWLITAYDWRTAMLVIGIVSWALLIPACFLVRPAPATAGPSTANASLEVELTAAQALRTPQFIALAAAHFACCAAHSGPIFHMVSYAMVCGIAPLTAVTVYSVAGVSGLGGRLLLGALADRIGAKRVLVGGLLVQAMCIATYLAVAQLGEFYALSVVFGLAYGGVMPLYAVLVREFFGARIMGTVFGAVSAFASLGMALGPWAGGLVFDSFQQYTWLHVGSFAIGLAAVAVALSFPTKRRQPLDLGRAVA
- a CDS encoding serine hydrolase domain-containing protein translates to MKWDALCRPLNRRSLLLPVIFAAAVSASLAYAQDGQSSSREPGPVFSESGPDAELYGAAEGYPVGTRGTATQLDKLVGVYSHFGDIYPSRTVRRAAAPWQFKRAPEPSIAYSFNNERLSIADYLKRNPVTGLLIARDDTILYEHYQYARTDRDRFLSQSMAKTLVAMLVGIAVSEGQIKSIDDAVSTYVPGLAGREYGSTSIRALLNMSSGVEFSEVYDGKDDIARLGRALFGGEPKDPAAIVAQFNNRTAPPGTRWHYASVETEILGLVLRSATAIPLADYLHDRIWGAIGTEADASWAIDGSGQEIAFCCFNATLRDYARLARLLANDGVWEGRQLIPRQWLLDATTVRPADGHLAPRVATPYFGYGYQVWILPGEQRRFALLGIRGQVILVDPASKLVMVHTAVRQKPFEPGSLREPLALWSAVIQQLGQ